A region of Candidatus Neomarinimicrobiota bacterium DNA encodes the following proteins:
- a CDS encoding N-acetyltransferase, whose protein sequence is ANATIVCGVTIGEYAMIGSGAVVTKDVPAFALIVGNPGRVVGKVDKKGERVE, encoded by the coding sequence CGCAAATGCAACCATTGTCTGTGGCGTAACCATTGGGGAATATGCAATGATTGGGTCAGGTGCTGTTGTTACAAAGGATGTTCCTGCATTTGCACTTATTGTGGGGAATCCGGGACGTGTTGTTGGGAAAGTGGATAAAAAAGGAGAGAGGGTTGAATGA